In Kogia breviceps isolate mKogBre1 chromosome 9, mKogBre1 haplotype 1, whole genome shotgun sequence, a single window of DNA contains:
- the THAP5 gene encoding THAP domain-containing protein 5: MPRYCAAICCKNRRGRNSKDRKLSFYPFPLHDKERLEKWLKNMKRDSWVPSKYQFLCSDHFTPDSLDIRWGIRYLKQTAIPTIFSLPEDNQEKDPSKKISQKEKLKDEKEVCLKAKSEESFSSNEPKKNTVDTDVPPEHAELLDSSALVKPPDPKPESLQNNVLTLNLLKQDTRKSEPTLETSVNQDIGIGGFHTSFENLNSTTITLTTSNSEGIQQSLEAQEVLEITTNHLANPHLTNNSVEIKSAQENPFLFSTVTQRIEELNTNKESVIAIFVPTENSKPTINSFIPAPKEKVEMEEDIDVEDSYKDVDYEMEVLQIEHSYCRQDVSKEHLWQKVSKLHSKITLLELQEQQTLGRLKSLEALIRQLKQENRLSEENVKIVENHFTTYEVTMI; this comes from the exons ATGCCCCGCTATTGCGCAGCGATTTGCTGTAAGAACCGCCGGGGACGAAACAGTAAAGACCGGAAGCTGAGTTTTTACCC GTTTCCTCTACATGACAAAGAAAGACTTGAAAAATGGTTAAAGAACATGAAGCGAGATTCATGGGTTCCCAGTAAATACCAGTTCCTGTGTAGTGACCATTTTACTCCTGACTCTCTTGACATCAGATGGGGTATTCGCTATTTGAAACAAACTGCAATTCCAACAATATTTTCTTTGCCTGAAGACAATCAG gaGAAAGACCCTTCCAAAAAAATATCTCAGAAGGAAAAattgaaagatgagaaagaagtaTGCTTAAAAGCCAAGTCAGAAGAGTCATTTTCATCAAATGAGCCAAAGAAGAATACAGTTGACACAGATGTCCCCCCTGAACATGCAGAATTACTTGATTCATCTGCCTTGGTAAAGCCACCAGATCCAAAACCAGAAAGTTTACAAAATAATGTATTAACTCTTAATCTGCTTAAACAAGATACCAGAAAATCAGAACCTACCTTGGAAACATCAGTTAATCAAGACATAGGTATAGGTGGTTTTCACACATCTTTTGAAAATCTAAATTCTACAACTATTACTTTGACAACTTCAAATTCAGAAGGTATTCAGCAGTCTTTGGAAGCCCAAGAAGTGCTTGAAATAACTACCAATCATCTTGCTAACCCACATTTAACAAATAATTCTGTGGAAATTAAGTCAGCACAGGAAAATCCATTCTTGTTCAGCACAGTTACTCAAAGAATTGAAGAATTAAACACAAATAAAGAATCTGTTATTGCCATTTTTGTTCCTACAGAAAATTCCAAACCTACAATTAATTCTTTTATACCTGCCCCCAAAGAAAAGGTGGAAATGGAAGAAGACATAGATGTTGAAGACTCATATAAGGATGTAGACTATGAGATGGAAGTTTTACAGATTGAGCATTCTTACTGCAGACAAGACGTAAGTAAGGAACATCTTTGGCAGAAAGTCTCTAAACTACATTCAAAGATAACTCTCCTTGAGTTACAAGAACAACAAACTCTAGGAAGATTGAAGTCTTTGGAAGCTCTTATAAGGCAGCTAAAACAGGAAAACCGGCTATCTGAAGAAAATGTCAAGATTGTAGAAAACCATTTCACAACGTATGAAGTTACTATGATATAG
- the DNAJB9 gene encoding dnaJ homolog subfamily B member 9, whose translation MATPQSVFIFAICILMITELILASKSYYDILGVPKSASERQIKKAFHKLAMKYHPDKNKSPDAEAKFREIAEAYETLSDANRRKEYDTLGHSAFTNGKGQRASGSPFEQSFNFNFDDLFKDFGFFGQNQNTRSKKHFENHFQAHQDGSSRQRHHFQEFSFGGGLFDDMFEDMEKMFSFNGFDTTTNRHTVQTENSFHGSSKHCRTVTQRKGNMVTTYTDCSGQ comes from the exons ATGGCTACTCCCCAGTCCGTTTTCATCTTtgcaatctgcattttaatgatAACCGAATTAATTTTGGCCTCAAAAAGTTACTATGATATCTTAGGTGTGCCAAAGTCAGCATCAGAGCGCCAAATTAAGAAGGCCTTTCACAAGTTGGCCATGAAGTACCATCCTGATAAAAATAAGAGTCCTGATGCTGAAGCAAAATTCAGAGAGATTGCAGAAG catATGAAACACTCTCAGATGCTAATAGGCGAAAAGAATATGATACACTTGGACATAGTGCTTTTACTAATGGTAAAGGACAAAGAGCTAGTGGAAGTCCTTTTGAGCAGTCATTTAACTTCAATTTTGATGACTTATTTAAAGACTTTGGTTTTTTTGGTCAAAACCAAAACACTCGGTCCAAGAAGCATTTTGAAAATCACTTCCAGGCACACCAGGATGGTTCCAGTAGACAAAGGCACCATTTCCAGGAGTTTTCTTTTGGAGGTGGGTTGTTTGATGACATGtttgaagatatggagaaaatgttttcttttaatggttTTGACACCACCACCAATCGACATACAGTACAGACTGAAAATAGCTTCCATGGATCTAGCAAGCACTGTAGGACTGTCACTCAACGAAAAGGAAATATGGTGACTACATACACTGACTGTTCAGGGCAGTAg